In Lutra lutra chromosome 5, mLutLut1.2, whole genome shotgun sequence, a single genomic region encodes these proteins:
- the TRIM17 gene encoding E3 ubiquitin-protein ligase TRIM17 isoform X2 — MDALELARKLQEEATCSICLDYFTDPVMTACGHNFCRECIQLTWEKAKSRKGGKKRQGSFPCPECRELSPQRNLRPNRLLTKVAEMARQHPAFQSRDLCRAHQELLKLFCEDDRSPICVVCRESRVHRSHRVVPVEEAVQEYRVKVREQRQRILVEFQKMGLLLVEEEQRVLQALKEEEEEVVAKLQESSTTLERQSHALERLLLQLEDRNEHTPLQMLQDMKELLSRKNSLSVQYPEATPTVLRTVCRVPGQIEVLKSFQEDVVPDPTTAYPYLLLYESRQRCYLTPPLGAVPPSKDRFLAYPCAVGQQTFSSGRHYWEVGMNLTGDALWALGVCRDNVSRRDKVPKSPENGFWVVQLCKGKKYLPVMAAPTPVTLAEPPSHVGVFLDFEAGEVSFYNLRDGSHLHTYAQREFSGPLQPFFCLGAPKSGQMVISTVTLWVKG; from the exons ATGGATGCCCTGGAACTTGCCAGAAAGCTGCAGGAGGAGGCCACGTGCTCCATCTGCCTCGATTACTTCACGGACCCTGTGATGACGGCCTGCGGCCACAACTTCTGCCGGGAGTGCATCCAGCTGACCTGGGAGAAGGCCAAGAGCAGGAAAGGGGGCAAGAAGCGGCAgggctccttcccctgccccgaGTGCCGCGAGCTGTCCCCTCAAAGGAACCTGCGGCCCAACCGCCTGCTGACCAAGGTGGCCGAGATGGCGCGGCAGCACCCGGCCTTCCAGAGCCGGGACCTGTGCAGGGCGCACCAGGAGCTGCTGAAGCTCTTCTGTGAGGATGACCGGAGCCCCATCTGTGTCGTCTGCAGGGAGTCCCGGGTGCACCGGTCCCACAGGGTGGTCCCCGTAGAGGAGGCTGTGCAGGAGTACAGG GTGAAGGTTAGGGAGCAGAGACAGCGCATCCTGGTGGAGTTTCAAAAGATGGGCCTCCTCCTTGTGGAGGAGGAGCAGCGTGTCCTCCAGGccctgaaggaggaggaggaggaggtggtggccaAGCTGCAGGAGAGCTCGACCACCCTGGAGAGGCAGAGCCACGCCCTGGAGAGGCTGCTGCTGCAGCTGGAGGACAGGAACGAGCACACACCCCTGCAGATGCTGCAG gaCATGAAGGAGCTCCTGAGCAG GAAGAACAGCCTGAGTGTCCAGTACCCGGAGGCCACCCCAACCGTGCTGAGGACCGTCTGCAGGGTCCCTGGGCAGATAGAGGTGCTCAAGAGTTTTCAAG AGGATGTGGTGCCCGACCCCACCACCGCGTACCCCTACCTCCTGCTGTATGAGAGCCGGCAGAGGTGCTACCTGACGCCGCCCCTGGGGGCCGTGCCCCCCAGCAAGGACCGATTCCTGGCCTACCCCTGCGCCGTGGGCCAGCAGACCTTCTCTTCCGGCAGGCACTACTGGGAAGTGGGCATGAACCTCACGGGCGACGCACTCTGGGCACTGGGCGTGTGCAGGGACAACGTGAGCCGCAGGGACAAGGTCCCCAAGTCCCCCGAAAATGGGTTCTGGGTGGTGCAGCTGTGCAAGGGAAAGAAGTACCTGCCCGTCATGGCCGCCCCAACCCCGGTCACGCTGGCCGAGCCCCCCAGCCACGTGGGGGTCTTCCTGGACTTCGAGGCGGGGGAGGTGTCCTTCTACAACCTGAGGGATGGCTCCCACCTGCACACCTACGCCCAGCGTGAATTCTCCGGCCCCCTGCAGCCGTTCTTCTGCCTCGGGGCCCCCAAATCAGGCCAGATGGTCATCTCTACAGTGACCCTGTGGGTGAAGGGCtag
- the TRIM17 gene encoding E3 ubiquitin-protein ligase TRIM17 isoform X1, with the protein MDALELARKLQEEATCSICLDYFTDPVMTACGHNFCRECIQLTWEKAKSRKGGKKRQGSFPCPECRELSPQRNLRPNRLLTKVAEMARQHPAFQSRDLCRAHQELLKLFCEDDRSPICVVCRESRVHRSHRVVPVEEAVQEYRLKLEADMGHFREELMKTGKLQAREKQALAEWQVKVREQRQRILVEFQKMGLLLVEEEQRVLQALKEEEEEVVAKLQESSTTLERQSHALERLLLQLEDRNEHTPLQMLQDMKELLSRKNSLSVQYPEATPTVLRTVCRVPGQIEVLKSFQEDVVPDPTTAYPYLLLYESRQRCYLTPPLGAVPPSKDRFLAYPCAVGQQTFSSGRHYWEVGMNLTGDALWALGVCRDNVSRRDKVPKSPENGFWVVQLCKGKKYLPVMAAPTPVTLAEPPSHVGVFLDFEAGEVSFYNLRDGSHLHTYAQREFSGPLQPFFCLGAPKSGQMVISTVTLWVKG; encoded by the exons ATGGATGCCCTGGAACTTGCCAGAAAGCTGCAGGAGGAGGCCACGTGCTCCATCTGCCTCGATTACTTCACGGACCCTGTGATGACGGCCTGCGGCCACAACTTCTGCCGGGAGTGCATCCAGCTGACCTGGGAGAAGGCCAAGAGCAGGAAAGGGGGCAAGAAGCGGCAgggctccttcccctgccccgaGTGCCGCGAGCTGTCCCCTCAAAGGAACCTGCGGCCCAACCGCCTGCTGACCAAGGTGGCCGAGATGGCGCGGCAGCACCCGGCCTTCCAGAGCCGGGACCTGTGCAGGGCGCACCAGGAGCTGCTGAAGCTCTTCTGTGAGGATGACCGGAGCCCCATCTGTGTCGTCTGCAGGGAGTCCCGGGTGCACCGGTCCCACAGGGTGGTCCCCGTAGAGGAGGCTGTGCAGGAGTACAGG TTGAAGCTGGAAGCGGACATGGGGCACTTCCGGGAGGAGTTGATGAAGACGGGGAAGCTGCAGgccagggagaaacaggccttGGCTGAGTGGCAG GTGAAGGTTAGGGAGCAGAGACAGCGCATCCTGGTGGAGTTTCAAAAGATGGGCCTCCTCCTTGTGGAGGAGGAGCAGCGTGTCCTCCAGGccctgaaggaggaggaggaggaggtggtggccaAGCTGCAGGAGAGCTCGACCACCCTGGAGAGGCAGAGCCACGCCCTGGAGAGGCTGCTGCTGCAGCTGGAGGACAGGAACGAGCACACACCCCTGCAGATGCTGCAG gaCATGAAGGAGCTCCTGAGCAG GAAGAACAGCCTGAGTGTCCAGTACCCGGAGGCCACCCCAACCGTGCTGAGGACCGTCTGCAGGGTCCCTGGGCAGATAGAGGTGCTCAAGAGTTTTCAAG AGGATGTGGTGCCCGACCCCACCACCGCGTACCCCTACCTCCTGCTGTATGAGAGCCGGCAGAGGTGCTACCTGACGCCGCCCCTGGGGGCCGTGCCCCCCAGCAAGGACCGATTCCTGGCCTACCCCTGCGCCGTGGGCCAGCAGACCTTCTCTTCCGGCAGGCACTACTGGGAAGTGGGCATGAACCTCACGGGCGACGCACTCTGGGCACTGGGCGTGTGCAGGGACAACGTGAGCCGCAGGGACAAGGTCCCCAAGTCCCCCGAAAATGGGTTCTGGGTGGTGCAGCTGTGCAAGGGAAAGAAGTACCTGCCCGTCATGGCCGCCCCAACCCCGGTCACGCTGGCCGAGCCCCCCAGCCACGTGGGGGTCTTCCTGGACTTCGAGGCGGGGGAGGTGTCCTTCTACAACCTGAGGGATGGCTCCCACCTGCACACCTACGCCCAGCGTGAATTCTCCGGCCCCCTGCAGCCGTTCTTCTGCCTCGGGGCCCCCAAATCAGGCCAGATGGTCATCTCTACAGTGACCCTGTGGGTGAAGGGCtag
- the TRIM11 gene encoding E3 ubiquitin-protein ligase TRIM11: MAAPDLSTNLQEEATCAICLDYFTDPVMTDCGHNFCRECIRRCWGQPEGPYACPECRELSPQRNLRPNRPLAKMAEMARRLHPPSPVPQGVCAAHREPLAAFCGDELRLLCAACERSGEHWTHRVRPLQDAAEDLKGKLEKSLEHLRKQMEDALLFQAQAEETCALWQKMVDSQRQNVLTEFERLRRLLAEEEQRLLQRLEEEELEVLPPLRDSAARLGQQSARLAELIAELEGRCQLPALGLLQDIRDTLRRVQDVKLQPPELVPMEMRTVCRVPGLVDALRRFRGDVTLDPDTANPELVLSEDRRSVRRGDLRQVLPDSPERFDPGPCVLGREPLTSGRHYWEVEVGERASWALGVCRENANRKEKGELFSGNGFWILVFLGSYYNSSERAFAPLRDPPRRVGIFLDYEAGHLSFYSATDGSLLYAFPETPFSGTLRALFSPLSSSPTPMTICRPKGGPGDSLAPQ, encoded by the exons ATGGCCGCCCCCGACCTGTCCACCAACCTCCAGGAGGAGGCCACCTGCGCCATCTGCCTTGACTACTTCACGGACCCGGTGATGACCGACTGCGGCCACAACTTCTGCCGCGAGTGCATCCGGCGCTGCTGGGGCCAGCCCGAGGGCCCGTACGCCTGCCCCGAGTGCCGCGAGCTGTCCCCGCAGAGGAACCTGCGGCCCAACCGCCCGCTCGCCAAGATGGCCGAGATGGCGCGGCGCCTGCACCCGCCGTCGCCCGTCCCGCAGGGTGTGTGCGCCGCGCACCGCGAGCCGCTGGCTGCCTTCTGCGGCGACGAGCTGCGCCTACTGTGTGCGGCTTGCGAGCGCTCGGGGGAGCACTGGACGCACCGCGTGCGCCCGCTGCAGGACGCGGCGGAAGACCTCAAG GGGAAGCTGGAGAAGTCCCTGGAGCACCTGCGGAAGCAAATGGAGGACGCACTGCTGTTCCAGGCCCAGGCTGAGGAGACCTGTGCCTTGTGGCAG aagATGGTGGACAGCCAGCGGCAGAATGTGCTGACGGAGTTCGAGCGGCTGCGTCGGCTGCTTGCTGAGGAGGAGCAGCGCCTGCTGCAGAGGCTCGAGGAGGAGGAGCTCGAGGTGCTGCCCCCGCTCCGGGACAGCGCTGCCCGCCTGGGCCAGCAGAGCGCCCGGCTGGCCGAGCTCATTGCCGAGCTGGAGGGGCGCTGCCAGCTGCCAGCGCTGGGGCTGTTGCAG GACATCAGGGACACCCTGCGAAG GGTCCAGGATGTGAAGCTGCAGCCACCGGAGCTGGTGCCGATGGAGATGAGGACAGTGTGCAGGGTTCCGGGGCTGGTGGACGCCCTGCGCAGATTCCGAG GGGACGTGACCCTGGACCCTGACACCGCCAACCCCGAATTGGTCCTGTCAGAAGACAGAAGGAGTGTGCGCCGGGGGGACCTGCGGCAGGTGCTGCCCGACAGTCCTGAGCGGTTCGACCCCGGGCCCTGCGTGCTGGGCCGGGAGCCCCTCACCTCCGGCCGCCACTACTGGGAGGTGGAAGTGGGGGAGCGGGCCAGCTGGGCGCTAGGGGTCTGCAGGGAGAACGCCAACCGCAAAGAGAAGGGCGAGCTGTTCTCGGGCAACGGCTTTTGGATCCTGGTGTTCCTGGGCAGCTACTATAACTCGTCAGAGCGGGCCTTCGCTCCCCTGCGGGACCCGCCACGGCGCGTGGGCATCTTCCTGGACTATGAGGCCGGACACCTGTCCTTCTACAGCGCCACCGACGGCTCCCTCTTGTATGCCTTCCCTGAGACCCCCTTCTCGGGGACCCTGCGGGCCCTTTTCTCGCCTCTGTCCAGCAGCCCGACCCCCATGACCATCTGCAGGCCAAAAGGCGGGCCTGGGGACTCCCTGGCTCCGCAGTGA